One window of the Allosaccharopolyspora coralli genome contains the following:
- a CDS encoding IS3 family transposase (programmed frameshift), producing the protein MVTETGRTVAEVARELGLNQQTLRNWVNAYEAAHDAPEPSLSVSERARLRELEEENRQLRMKTEFLGKSSRLLCQRVSVSQRYAFIAAEKDTTDEHGVKSYTVENMCAWLNVSKSGFYDWLSRPESDTDRRRRYLGTLIKKCFDDSDGTYGHRRIHAWLARCGEPATPELVRSIMRDQQLVPCQPRPWRPSLTQASTHVLPDLLKRDFTAREPGEKLVGDITYIPTGQGWVYLATVIDCYSKAVVGWAIDDHYRTPLIEKAIHMAARNHTLPARAIFHSDRGSNYTSADFAMTLRSLGIRQSVGRTGICFDNAMAESFFATLKNERVHRVTYLTKDHAKADIASYIELRYNHRRLHSAIGYKAPNEAHAEYYNHANAA; encoded by the exons ATGGTGACCGAGACCGGTCGTACGGTGGCCGAGGTTGCTCGCGAGCTCGGGTTGAATCAGCAGACCCTGCGGAACTGGGTGAACGCGTACGAGGCCGCGCACGATGCTCCGGAGCCGTCGTTGAGCGTGTCCGAGCGTGCGCGACTGCGTGAGCTGGAAGAAGAGAATCGTCAGCTGCGCATGAAGACGGAATTTCTGG GGAAAAGCAGCCGCCTTCTTTGCCAGCGAGTATCGGTGAGCCAGCGGTACGCGTTCATCGCTGCAGAGAAGGACACCACGGACGAACACGGCGTGAAGAGCTACACCGTGGAGAACATGTGTGCCTGGCTCAACGTGTCGAAATCTGGATTCTACGACTGGCTGTCGCGACCCGAGTCGGACACCGACCGGCGCCGTCGCTACCTGGGCACGTTGATCAAGAAGTGTTTCGACGACTCCGATGGCACCTACGGCCACCGGCGCATCCACGCGTGGCTGGCCCGCTGCGGAGAGCCGGCCACGCCGGAGCTCGTGCGCAGCATCATGCGGGATCAGCAGCTCGTCCCCTGCCAGCCTCGGCCCTGGCGCCCGAGCCTGACCCAGGCGAGCACGCACGTGCTGCCGGACCTGCTCAAACGTGACTTCACCGCCCGTGAGCCGGGCGAGAAATTGGTTGGCGACATCACCTATATCCCGACCGGACAGGGATGGGTGTATCTGGCCACGGTCATCGACTGTTATTCGAAAGCCGTCGTCGGATGGGCCATCGACGACCACTACCGCACACCACTTATCGAGAAGGCGATCCACATGGCTGCCCGCAACCACACCCTTCCCGCCCGCGCGATTTTCCATTCAGACAGGGGCAGCAACTACACGTCCGCCGACTTCGCGATGACGCTACGCTCGCTCGGCATCCGACAATCCGTCGGACGCACCGGGATATGCTTCGATAACGCCATGGCCGAATCCTTCTTCGCCACCCTGAAAAATGAACGCGTTCATCGAGTTACCTACCTCACCAAAGACCACGCCAAGGCTGACATTGCTTCCTATATCGAGCTTCGATACAATCACCGCAGGCTCCATTCCGCTATCGGATACAAGGCCCCGAACGAAGCCCATGCCGAGTACTACAACCATGCGAACGCGGCATAA
- a CDS encoding SAV_915 family protein, producing the protein MVVPPAQPGEDHVVAPAVLGAPQTEVFVPSERASTGDQQVRFELRYTSEGAFALLTYTSLERLVEGCGEAQPWVSVADTDVMTLAEQTGAQVVLQDVPLPDDDMKTTQET; encoded by the coding sequence ATGGTCGTGCCACCGGCACAGCCCGGGGAAGATCACGTTGTTGCACCAGCAGTGTTGGGCGCCCCGCAGACCGAAGTCTTTGTCCCGAGTGAACGGGCGTCGACTGGTGATCAACAAGTCCGCTTCGAGTTGCGCTACACGTCCGAGGGCGCGTTCGCTCTGCTCACGTACACCAGCCTCGAACGCCTCGTAGAAGGTTGCGGGGAAGCTCAGCCCTGGGTTTCTGTCGCTGACACCGACGTCATGACCCTGGCCGAACAGACAGGCGCCCAGGTCGTGCTACAAGACGTACCGCTGCCTGACGACGATATGAAGACCACGCAGGAGACGTAG
- a CDS encoding tyrosine-type recombinase/integrase, protein MAKRRSRGDGGLHWHKGRQRWIAWVTTGFDARGKRMTRQASGKTKTEARNKLKELVDDRDSSLPVASDSYTVKHAVEGWLKYGLNGRSASTVENYRTIAANHIIPLLGNKTLRALTAEHVERWLADRAANVSTRTVRLLHSILSRAVRYAQARDKVRRNVVSLCDIPVGLEGRPSKSLTIEQAEAVLHAAEGTQIHAYVELSLLIGARPEELRALTWDHVELHGDSAQDPPAPRAIQVWHSVREGGDTKTRKSRRTLALPLRCVVALRAHRLRQRAEAAKAGREWEPYGLVFRSAAGTQLDHHNVRRWFRQIIKAAGLPPGDWTPREMRHSFVSVMSASGVSLEDIARLVGHSGTRVTEHVYRKQIRPVMVEGATAMDDIFGDTRSNR, encoded by the coding sequence ATGGCCAAACGGCGTAGCAGGGGCGACGGCGGTCTGCACTGGCACAAAGGCCGACAGCGCTGGATCGCCTGGGTCACCACAGGGTTCGACGCGCGTGGCAAACGCATGACCCGTCAGGCGAGCGGCAAGACGAAGACCGAAGCACGGAACAAGCTAAAGGAGCTGGTGGATGATCGCGACAGCAGCTTGCCGGTGGCGTCCGACTCGTACACGGTAAAGCACGCAGTCGAGGGGTGGCTGAAATACGGCCTCAATGGACGTTCCGCCTCGACCGTGGAGAACTACCGCACTATCGCCGCAAACCACATCATCCCGTTGCTGGGCAACAAAACTCTCCGCGCCCTCACAGCAGAACACGTAGAGAGGTGGCTCGCCGATCGTGCCGCAAACGTAAGTACGAGAACGGTGCGGCTGCTGCACTCGATCCTCAGCCGCGCCGTTCGCTATGCGCAAGCACGCGACAAAGTGAGGCGCAACGTGGTGAGCCTGTGCGACATTCCCGTTGGTCTCGAAGGAAGACCATCAAAATCGCTCACCATCGAACAAGCAGAAGCAGTCCTACACGCCGCCGAAGGCACACAGATTCACGCCTACGTCGAGCTGTCCTTGCTCATCGGCGCTCGCCCGGAAGAACTCCGGGCACTCACGTGGGATCACGTTGAACTGCATGGCGACTCGGCACAAGACCCGCCCGCGCCGCGCGCCATTCAGGTCTGGCACTCGGTGAGAGAAGGCGGTGACACCAAGACCCGAAAGTCACGTCGCACGCTGGCATTGCCACTGCGATGCGTCGTCGCGCTGCGAGCTCATCGCCTTCGCCAACGCGCCGAGGCTGCCAAGGCTGGTAGAGAGTGGGAGCCATACGGTCTTGTCTTCCGGTCGGCTGCCGGTACCCAGCTCGACCACCACAACGTGCGGAGGTGGTTCAGACAGATCATCAAGGCCGCTGGTCTTCCCCCGGGTGACTGGACGCCTCGCGAGATGCGGCACAGCTTCGTCTCGGTCATGTCTGCGTCCGGTGTCTCGTTGGAAGACATCGCACGACTGGTCGGACACAGCGGCACGCGCGTCACCGAACACGTCTACCGGAAGCAGATCCGTCCGGTCATGGTCGAGGGCGCTACGGCCATGGACGACATCTTCGGGGACACAAGATCGAACCGATAG
- a CDS encoding IS3 family transposase (programmed frameshift), translating into MPEKRRKFSPQFKAEAVQLVVSTGRPVVEVARELQINEGTLGNWVNTWRRENPEPEPEMSPVERARLSELEAEVQRLRMENEFLKKAGGLLRPDAGLSQRCALIEAEKANYSISWMCRMLGVARSSFYAWRHRAETPTTARRRELAGHVRRVFDQSRRTYGCRRVAAQLARDGIEASVGLVADLMREQGLAAVQPRAYKTTTVPGEQPVTSPDLLGRDFTAGTPGTRLVGDITYLPTSEGWLYLATVIDLATRMVVGWAMAAHMRTSLVIDALAMARTHGHLTAGAVFHSDRGAQYTSKEFSRYCKKIRVTTSLGGTGVCWDNAAAESFFASLKNECYHLHRHTTRARARFAVADYIEVFYNRQRLHSSLGYRTPTEALHDHHPAAAAA; encoded by the exons GTGCCGGAGAAGCGTCGGAAGTTCAGCCCGCAGTTCAAGGCCGAGGCGGTGCAGCTGGTAGTGAGCACCGGTCGGCCGGTGGTTGAGGTGGCCCGGGAGTTGCAGATCAACGAGGGGACCTTGGGCAACTGGGTCAACACCTGGCGGCGGGAGAACCCGGAACCCGAGCCCGAGATGAGTCCCGTGGAGCGTGCGCGGTTGAGCGAGTTGGAAGCCGAAGTGCAGCGGCTGCGGATGGAAAACGAGTTCCTGAAAAAAGCAG GCGGCCTTCTTCGCCCGGACGCAGGACTGAGTCAGCGCTGCGCGCTGATCGAGGCGGAGAAGGCCAACTACAGCATTTCCTGGATGTGTCGCATGCTTGGCGTGGCTCGGTCGTCGTTCTACGCCTGGCGCCACCGCGCCGAGACCCCGACGACCGCCCGGCGGCGGGAGCTTGCCGGACACGTGCGCCGCGTGTTCGACCAGTCCCGCCGGACGTACGGGTGCCGCCGGGTCGCCGCCCAGCTGGCCCGGGACGGCATCGAGGCCAGCGTGGGCCTGGTCGCGGACCTGATGCGCGAGCAGGGTTTGGCCGCGGTGCAACCCCGCGCGTACAAGACCACCACCGTGCCCGGTGAGCAGCCGGTGACCAGCCCGGATCTCCTCGGGCGGGACTTCACCGCCGGCACGCCCGGAACGCGGCTGGTCGGCGACATCACCTACCTGCCCACCAGCGAGGGGTGGCTGTATCTGGCCACGGTCATCGACCTGGCCACCCGCATGGTCGTCGGCTGGGCCATGGCCGCCCACATGCGCACCAGCCTGGTCATCGACGCGCTGGCCATGGCCCGCACCCACGGGCACCTCACCGCCGGGGCGGTGTTCCACTCCGACCGCGGAGCCCAGTACACCTCGAAGGAGTTTTCCCGCTACTGCAAGAAAATCCGCGTCACCACCAGCCTCGGTGGCACCGGAGTCTGCTGGGACAACGCCGCCGCCGAATCGTTCTTCGCGAGCCTGAAAAACGAGTGCTACCACCTGCACCGACACACCACCCGCGCCCGCGCACGATTCGCCGTAGCCGACTACATCGAAGTCTTCTACAACCGCCAACGACTACACAGCAGCCTCGGCTACCGCACCCCCACCGAGGCCCTACACGACCACCACCCGGCCGCAGCAGCGGCCTGA
- a CDS encoding DUF2798 domain-containing protein, translating into MTFIMAATMSGIMGLVFTGPSLEWLTAWPKQFIIAWPIAFVLTMVAWPASMALSAAILRPRNDTPATDEV; encoded by the coding sequence ATGACCTTCATCATGGCCGCGACGATGTCGGGCATCATGGGCCTCGTCTTCACGGGCCCGTCACTGGAGTGGCTGACCGCCTGGCCCAAGCAGTTCATCATCGCGTGGCCCATCGCCTTCGTTCTCACGATGGTCGCTTGGCCCGCGTCGATGGCCCTGAGCGCGGCGATCCTGCGGCCGCGCAACGACACGCCCGCCACTGACGAGGTCTGA
- a CDS encoding maleylacetate reductase encodes MNRMSLHFDHVTLGQRVRFGTNRAADNLAAEVNRLGAERVMVIAAPTESAIADSVTGHIDVAVRHDDVAPHVPLDKAAKARAVASDNGIDLLVCIGGGSTTGLAKAVAMTTALPIVAVPTTYAGSEATNVWGLTESARKTTGVDDTVLPTTVIYDAALTLSLPVELSIASGLNGMAHCIDSMWAPRADPINQAMAGEGIRALANGLPALRQDPHDLSGREQTLYGAYLSAVAFASAGSGLHHKICHVLGGAYNLPHAETHATVLPYVLAFNGPAAPEAEARIATAFGAAAAIEGLDALRDKVNAPRALQDHGMAEEAIPEAAELILPAVPESNPRPVREADLDRLLRAAHTGAAATTCGTAACKA; translated from the coding sequence ATGAACCGGATGAGTCTGCATTTCGACCACGTCACCCTCGGCCAGCGGGTGCGGTTCGGGACGAACCGCGCCGCGGACAACCTCGCCGCGGAAGTGAATCGGCTCGGCGCCGAGCGAGTCATGGTGATCGCCGCACCGACCGAATCCGCCATCGCCGACTCCGTCACCGGACACATCGATGTGGCTGTGCGCCACGACGACGTCGCCCCGCACGTGCCGCTCGACAAGGCAGCGAAGGCCCGGGCGGTCGCCTCCGACAACGGCATCGATCTGCTCGTCTGTATCGGCGGCGGCTCGACCACCGGATTGGCCAAAGCCGTGGCGATGACGACCGCACTGCCGATCGTGGCTGTGCCCACCACCTACGCCGGGTCCGAGGCCACCAACGTGTGGGGGTTGACCGAATCGGCCCGCAAGACCACCGGCGTCGACGACACTGTCCTGCCGACCACCGTGATCTACGACGCGGCGCTGACGCTGTCGCTGCCGGTGGAGTTGTCGATCGCCTCCGGGCTCAACGGCATGGCGCACTGCATCGACTCGATGTGGGCGCCGCGTGCGGACCCGATCAACCAGGCCATGGCAGGGGAGGGAATCCGCGCACTCGCCAACGGCCTGCCCGCTCTCCGGCAGGATCCGCACGATCTGTCCGGCAGGGAACAGACGTTGTACGGGGCGTATCTGTCCGCAGTGGCGTTCGCTTCCGCCGGTTCCGGTTTGCATCACAAGATCTGCCACGTCCTCGGCGGCGCCTACAACCTGCCGCACGCCGAAACGCACGCCACGGTCCTGCCGTACGTCCTCGCCTTCAACGGCCCCGCAGCGCCGGAAGCCGAGGCACGCATCGCCACGGCATTCGGCGCCGCGGCGGCCATCGAGGGCCTCGATGCGCTGCGAGACAAGGTGAACGCGCCGCGAGCATTGCAGGACCACGGTATGGCCGAAGAGGCGATTCCCGAGGCCGCAGAGCTGATCCTGCCCGCCGTTCCCGAATCGAATCCTCGGCCGGTCCGTGAAGCCGATCTGGACAGACTCCTGCGCGCAGCCCACACGGGCGCCGCCGCCACTACGTGTGGAACAGCAGCGTGCAAGGCGTAG